One stretch of Primulina huaijiensis isolate GDHJ02 unplaced genomic scaffold, ASM1229523v2 scaffold200883, whole genome shotgun sequence DNA includes these proteins:
- the LOC140966178 gene encoding cullin-1-like, giving the protein MEGMVTDLTLAKENQNHFQEYIGNNQATNPGIDLTVTVLTTGFWPSYKSSDLCLPAEMVKCVEVFKEFYQTKTKHRKLTWIYSLGTCNINARFEQKPIELI; this is encoded by the exons CTGATTTGACGCTCGCAAAGGAAAACCAGAACCACTTCCAAGAATATATCGGCAACAACCAAGCTACCAATCCTGGGATAGATTTGACTGTCACTGTTCTTACGACTGGATTTTGGCCAAGTTACAAATCTTCAGATCTGTGTCTTCCTGCAGAGATG GTGAAGTGTGTTGAGGTTTTCAAGGAGTTCTATCAAACCAAAACAAAACACAGGAAATTGACATGGATTTATTCTTTGGGAACCTGCAACATAAATGCAAGGTTTGAGCAGAAACCAATTGAACTAATC